A window from Streptomyces sp. NBC_00335 encodes these proteins:
- a CDS encoding alpha/beta fold hydrolase translates to MATVQVGGVEVAYARVGHGPPLVLVHGAGADGRMWQPQLADLEDEFTVVAWDEPGAGRSSDLPADFGLVDFAHCLAAVIEALRLGPAHVAGLSWGGTVALELYRHRPELVRTLILADTYAGWKGSLPPEEVAARVEGAKRMLAAPGERFDPTLPGLFAGDPPSAFVPLLDAMADDVRPRTMGAELSMMAEADERDLLPAITVPTLLLWGELDVRSPLSVARAFRAAIAHSELVVLPGVGHVSNLEAPERFNHAVRRFCRAHA, encoded by the coding sequence ATGGCAACGGTGCAGGTCGGCGGGGTGGAGGTCGCCTACGCGCGCGTGGGTCACGGTCCGCCCCTGGTTCTCGTGCACGGAGCAGGCGCGGACGGCCGTATGTGGCAGCCGCAACTCGCTGATCTGGAAGATGAGTTCACCGTGGTGGCCTGGGACGAGCCGGGCGCGGGGCGTTCCTCCGATCTGCCGGCGGATTTCGGCCTGGTGGACTTCGCGCACTGCCTCGCCGCCGTGATCGAGGCGCTGCGGCTCGGCCCGGCGCACGTGGCCGGGCTCTCCTGGGGCGGGACGGTCGCGCTGGAGCTGTATCGCCACCGTCCGGAGCTGGTCAGGACGCTGATCCTGGCCGACACCTACGCCGGGTGGAAGGGCTCGCTGCCGCCGGAGGAGGTGGCCGCCCGGGTCGAGGGGGCCAAGCGGATGCTCGCCGCGCCCGGGGAGCGGTTCGATCCGACACTGCCGGGGCTGTTCGCCGGTGACCCTCCCTCCGCGTTCGTGCCGTTGCTCGACGCGATGGCCGACGACGTGCGGCCGCGGACCATGGGAGCGGAGCTGTCCATGATGGCCGAGGCCGACGAGCGCGACCTGCTGCCCGCGATCACGGTGCCGACCCTGCTCCTCTGGGGCGAGCTCGATGTGCGGTCACCCTTGAGCGTCGCCCGTGCGTTCCGGGCCGCGATCGCGCACAGCGAGCTCGTGGTGCTCCCGGGCGTGGGGCACGTCAGCAACCTCGAGGCACCGGAGCGGTTCAACCACGCCGTCCGGCGGTTCTGCCGCGCCCACGCGTGA
- a CDS encoding SPFH domain-containing protein encodes MEGGTERPEEGAQTPGRISAPLASPLAEASGSGGDGSLGARTGRGSLVVRPYRDPLVLGPLFRDEEQAGAPATTAVRPDNSGARGGPGGPGRPHGPGSPGGDGTPGRPRGSHGTAEPDTLGQAAVHAAIPRPARPVMAAPNTPRTLPAVLDPELTEHPARACSGWWALLTAALATAGAAALARFEELRPSTSPAEVWPLAVVVCCALLTLAALCGLRRGRAGRAWSLTLFGRYRGTIRRTGLIWSNPLPRHTRVDVRLRHWRSEPLCVVDSEGTALRSVVLVVWRVRDTARALLAVDDHAAYLSGQVESATARVLSRMPADSFGPEPAGPQTLRDTEAVGDELTRLLAAECKAVGIEVFSARPLHVEYAPEVAAAMQRRRVASIDARHRDSVLTSVLDAVDDTVHRMSDRGLVSLDDYERKALVKDLTVAFYTARGPAADAR; translated from the coding sequence GTGGAAGGCGGGACGGAGAGGCCGGAGGAAGGGGCGCAGACCCCGGGCCGAATATCCGCGCCGCTCGCGTCCCCCCTGGCCGAAGCCTCCGGCTCCGGTGGCGACGGCTCCCTCGGAGCCCGCACCGGGCGCGGGAGTCTGGTGGTGCGGCCCTACCGGGATCCGCTCGTCCTCGGCCCGCTCTTCCGCGACGAGGAACAGGCCGGAGCCCCCGCCACGACCGCCGTCCGCCCCGATAACTCCGGCGCCCGCGGCGGACCCGGCGGTCCGGGCCGGCCCCACGGACCCGGCTCGCCCGGCGGCGACGGGACCCCCGGCCGCCCCCGCGGAAGCCACGGCACCGCCGAGCCCGACACCCTCGGCCAGGCCGCCGTGCATGCGGCGATACCCCGGCCCGCCCGACCGGTGATGGCGGCGCCGAACACCCCGCGGACCCTCCCCGCCGTGCTCGACCCCGAGCTCACCGAACACCCCGCGCGGGCCTGTTCCGGCTGGTGGGCGCTGCTCACCGCCGCTCTGGCCACGGCCGGCGCCGCCGCCCTCGCGCGGTTCGAGGAGCTCCGCCCCTCCACCTCCCCCGCCGAGGTCTGGCCCCTGGCCGTCGTCGTGTGCTGCGCGCTCCTCACGCTCGCCGCGCTCTGCGGACTGCGGCGCGGCCGCGCCGGCCGGGCCTGGTCGCTGACCCTCTTCGGCCGCTACCGCGGCACGATCCGGCGTACCGGCCTCATCTGGTCCAACCCGCTGCCCCGGCACACCCGCGTCGACGTGCGGCTGCGCCACTGGCGCAGCGAGCCGCTCTGCGTCGTCGACTCCGAGGGCACCGCGCTGCGGTCCGTGGTCCTCGTCGTCTGGCGGGTCAGGGACACCGCCCGCGCGCTGCTCGCGGTCGACGACCACGCCGCGTACCTGAGCGGGCAGGTGGAGTCCGCGACCGCCCGGGTGCTCTCCCGGATGCCCGCCGACTCCTTCGGCCCGGAACCGGCCGGGCCGCAAACCCTGCGCGACACCGAGGCCGTCGGCGACGAACTGACCCGGCTGCTCGCCGCCGAGTGCAAGGCCGTCGGCATCGAAGTCTTCTCCGCCCGGCCGCTGCACGTCGAGTACGCCCCCGAGGTCGCCGCCGCGATGCAGCGCCGCCGGGTCGCCTCGATCGACGCCCGGCACCGGGACTCCGTCCTCACCTCCGTGCTCGACGCCGTGGACGACACCGTTCACCGGATGTCGGACCGCGGGCTCGTGAGCCTGGACGACTACGAACGCAAGGCCCTGGTCAAGGACTTGACCGTGGCCTTCTACACGGCGCGCGGCCCTGCCGCCGACGCCCGTTGA
- a CDS encoding cation diffusion facilitator family transporter: MSAHDHAQHDRYTVGTAGHEGPEDHRGHGGHEGPGHGHAGHSHGVAADADRRWLGIALGLIAGFMAIEVVIGVLAHSLALISDAAHMLTDAVSIVLALIAMRLAARPARGGFTYGLKRAEILSAQANGLTLLLLAVWLAYEAVRRLLDPPPVEGGLVLVTALAGIVVNIVAAWCISKANRTSLAVEGAYQHILNDLFAFIGTAVAGLIVLTTGFRQADSIASLVVVVLMVKAGYGLVRESGRILLEAAPAHVDPDTVGDRLVGQPPVTEVHDLHIWTITSGQAALSAHVLVAPEGDCHAVRRDLEALLAKEYGITHTTLQVDHAQDSLLTVGRPGEDRPDAHCADAHGPVHRQGPHDH, from the coding sequence ATGAGCGCGCACGACCACGCGCAGCACGACCGCTACACCGTCGGCACGGCCGGCCACGAGGGCCCCGAAGACCACCGCGGCCACGGCGGCCACGAGGGGCCCGGTCACGGTCACGCGGGCCACAGCCACGGTGTCGCCGCCGACGCGGACCGCCGCTGGCTCGGCATCGCCCTCGGCCTGATCGCTGGCTTCATGGCCATCGAGGTGGTCATCGGCGTCCTGGCGCACTCCCTGGCCCTGATCTCCGACGCCGCGCACATGCTGACGGACGCCGTCTCGATCGTCCTGGCGCTGATCGCGATGCGGCTGGCCGCCCGGCCGGCGCGCGGTGGATTCACGTACGGCCTCAAGCGGGCGGAGATACTTTCCGCCCAGGCCAACGGCCTCACCCTGCTGCTGCTGGCGGTCTGGCTTGCGTACGAAGCCGTACGGCGGCTGCTCGATCCGCCGCCCGTGGAGGGCGGGCTGGTGCTGGTGACGGCGCTGGCCGGGATCGTCGTCAACATCGTGGCGGCCTGGTGCATCTCGAAGGCGAACCGCACCTCGCTCGCGGTGGAGGGCGCCTACCAGCACATCCTCAACGACCTGTTCGCCTTCATCGGCACCGCCGTCGCCGGTCTGATCGTGCTCACCACCGGCTTCCGGCAGGCCGACTCGATCGCCTCGCTCGTCGTGGTCGTCCTGATGGTCAAGGCGGGCTACGGACTGGTCCGCGAGTCCGGCCGGATCCTGCTGGAGGCCGCTCCGGCCCACGTGGACCCGGACACGGTCGGCGACCGCCTGGTCGGGCAGCCCCCGGTCACCGAGGTCCACGACCTGCACATCTGGACCATCACCTCCGGGCAGGCCGCGCTCTCCGCGCACGTGCTGGTGGCCCCGGAGGGCGACTGCCACGCCGTGCGCCGGGACCTGGAGGCCCTGCTGGCGAAGGAGTACGGGATCACGCACACCACCCTCCAGGTGGACCACGCCCAGGACTCCCTGCTCACCGTGGGGCGCCCCGGCGAGGACCGGCCCGACGCGCACTGCGCGGACGCCCACGGCCCGGTCCACCGCCAGGGCCCGCACGATCACTGA
- a CDS encoding C40 family peptidase, producing the protein MRTPEFTEEIPDSCDCTGCARGTTAMTAAAARRRRCTLRGAVVAAVGATLLMGTGVGTASAEPAPAHAGWDGSKYWYKDTTGWWRWTQHYSKYVANSGRSSSAGTSSPSSSSSSVRTSEPTFRGRAGWDATDRVYWYKDGTGWWRWTQHKAKYERFAGGSGSGSGSSSGSSGSSGSSGSSGSSGSSGAPVRQGTEGAISFANSHLGDPYVWGGNGPRGWDCSGLVQAAYRSAGITLPRVASDQYRATTPISRSELRRGDLVFWTSNGRTSGIHHVAIYLGGGKYIEAPRPGKQVRVSSFSAYNPNLYGRVR; encoded by the coding sequence ATGCGCACGCCCGAGTTCACCGAAGAGATACCCGACAGCTGTGACTGCACCGGCTGCGCGCGCGGCACGACGGCCATGACGGCCGCCGCGGCCCGCCGCCGTCGCTGCACCCTGCGCGGCGCCGTGGTCGCGGCCGTCGGCGCCACGCTGCTGATGGGCACCGGAGTGGGCACCGCGTCCGCCGAACCGGCCCCGGCGCACGCCGGCTGGGACGGCTCGAAGTACTGGTACAAGGACACGACCGGCTGGTGGCGCTGGACCCAGCACTACAGCAAGTACGTGGCGAACAGCGGCCGTTCCTCTTCCGCCGGCACCTCCTCTCCCTCTTCCTCGTCCTCCTCCGTACGCACCTCCGAGCCGACCTTCCGCGGCCGCGCGGGCTGGGACGCGACGGACCGCGTGTACTGGTACAAGGACGGCACCGGCTGGTGGCGCTGGACCCAGCACAAGGCCAAGTACGAGCGCTTCGCCGGCGGCTCCGGATCCGGATCCGGCTCTTCCTCCGGCTCATCCGGCTCGTCCGGTTCCTCGGGCTCCTCCGGTTCCTCGGGCTCCTCCGGCGCCCCCGTCCGGCAGGGCACGGAAGGCGCCATCTCCTTCGCCAACAGCCACCTCGGCGACCCGTACGTCTGGGGCGGCAACGGCCCCCGCGGCTGGGACTGCTCGGGCCTGGTCCAGGCCGCGTACCGCTCCGCGGGCATCACCCTCCCCCGCGTGGCCTCCGACCAGTACCGGGCCACCACCCCGATCTCCCGCTCCGAACTGCGCCGCGGCGACCTCGTGTTCTGGACCTCGAACGGCAGGACCTCCGGCATCCATCACGTGGCCATCTACCTCGGCGGCGGCAAGTACATCGAGGCCCCCCGCCCGGGCAAGCAGGTCCGCGTCTCCAGCTTCAGCGCGTACAACCCGAACCTGTACGGGCGCGTCCGCTAA
- a CDS encoding streptophobe family protein — protein MSPTTAPAARAWRDALVAVLAGFAVMAIVASAGLALAGAGSLPDGAFPHVVAAVVLMAAGGSVDVTGGAGFLAGADASLSLLPLSVSLAGALTTGWLFLRPLHNRAVARARELLARAAPLVLLWLVALTGVALLARRNFAISTGDSILGDIGEVLDAGPTVGFEAAIPATLGFGLLWILGLLLIALLVSRRAPLPTGLVRFHAAVRPAAFAVVALLLAYVVLGIGAGVVVAATQGHADRTLAVILLGLPNLVWPALTLGFGGAWEGKAEGPFGLPVPQVLDEVLRATGQGSGSASELSTIDVASLAERDSRAWWLVVLAVVLLLGAGALAAARSPAHVRPWQHALHLAVALALATLVVCLLARIQAQFGLSLLGLGDVDDLSGNLELRPLLWRTVGLAFLAGAVAGFLGALFPRRRGGPDRRTAGDPAAPVDPAAPAAH, from the coding sequence GTGAGCCCTACAACGGCACCGGCCGCGCGAGCCTGGCGCGACGCCCTCGTGGCGGTCCTGGCGGGCTTCGCGGTCATGGCGATCGTCGCCTCCGCGGGGCTCGCCCTCGCCGGCGCAGGATCTCTGCCCGACGGAGCGTTCCCGCACGTGGTGGCCGCCGTCGTACTGATGGCCGCGGGCGGCTCGGTCGACGTGACGGGCGGGGCCGGCTTCCTGGCGGGGGCCGACGCGAGCCTGTCCCTGCTCCCCCTCTCCGTCAGCCTGGCCGGCGCGCTGACCACCGGCTGGCTCTTCCTTCGCCCCCTGCACAACCGGGCCGTGGCGAGAGCGCGCGAACTGCTCGCCCGCGCCGCCCCCTTGGTGCTCCTCTGGCTGGTGGCGCTGACCGGCGTCGCCCTGCTGGCCCGCCGGAACTTCGCCATCTCCACCGGCGATTCGATCCTCGGCGACATCGGCGAAGTCCTCGATGCCGGCCCGACGGTGGGCTTTGAGGCCGCGATCCCCGCCACCCTCGGCTTCGGACTGCTCTGGATCCTGGGCCTGTTGCTGATCGCGCTGCTCGTGTCCCGGCGCGCACCGCTCCCGACGGGGCTGGTCCGCTTCCACGCGGCGGTGCGGCCGGCGGCGTTCGCCGTGGTCGCGCTGCTCCTCGCGTACGTGGTCCTCGGGATCGGCGCCGGCGTGGTGGTGGCGGCGACCCAGGGGCATGCGGACCGCACCCTGGCGGTGATCCTGCTGGGTCTGCCCAACCTGGTCTGGCCCGCCCTCACGCTCGGCTTCGGCGGGGCGTGGGAGGGCAAGGCCGAGGGCCCGTTCGGGCTGCCCGTACCGCAGGTCCTGGACGAGGTGCTGCGCGCCACCGGCCAGGGCTCCGGCTCCGCCTCGGAGCTGTCCACCATCGACGTGGCCTCGCTCGCGGAGCGGGACTCCCGGGCCTGGTGGCTGGTGGTGCTGGCCGTCGTCCTCCTGCTCGGCGCCGGGGCGCTGGCCGCCGCCCGCTCGCCCGCGCACGTCCGCCCCTGGCAGCACGCCCTCCACCTGGCCGTCGCCCTGGCCCTGGCCACCCTGGTGGTCTGCCTGCTGGCCCGGATCCAGGCCCAGTTCGGCCTCTCCCTGCTGGGCCTCGGCGACGTCGACGACCTCAGCGGCAACCTGGAGCTGCGCCCCCTGCTCTGGCGTACGGTCGGCCTCGCCTTCCTCGCGGGCGCGGTGGCGGGCTTCCTCGGCGCCCTGTTTCCCCGCCGCCGGGGCGGACCCGACCGCCGGACCGCCGGAGACCCCGCAGCACCCGTAGACCCCGCAGCACCCGCCGCCCATTGA
- a CDS encoding ABC transporter ATP-binding protein/permease yields MAQRPGVPTAPELLLETDRGSTAMSPRRTYHVGRDPLCEICLDDARVSWHHAVLRPDGDHWTLEDEDSTNGTWVDGYRVREWAVGVGSELRFGSAADGPRVRFAEPAVVSRPASVSRPDMTSTFRQPTSVRPLADRAAVRIGRAPDNDLVVNDLVVSRHHAELRVRPDGRYEIADLGSHNGTYLNGARLAGAAAIGEGDIVGVGHSAFCLVGDQLQEYVDTGEVSLDVQNLGVAVDHGRKTLLDGVSFPVGATTLLAVVGPSGAGKSTLLGALTGLRPADQGTVLYDGRDLYRDYAELRSRIGLVPQDDILHAQLTVRRALVYAAELRFPQDTAKAEREARVDEVIGELGLQQRADQPIHSLSGGQRKRVSVALELLTKPSLLFLDEPTSGLDPGMDRSVMNMLRGLADDGRTVIVVTHSVLNLSVCDRLLVLAPGGRIAYYGPPDEALGFFGFDQWPEAFEAFENERERDWAGEHRASPLYRRYVEVAGGVPLAGAADRAAGVPPKPPPKAQSWGSQLSTLIRRYAAVLSADRTFLIIMVALPFVMGAMARALAGSELTAETALNALFILCVGGVLTGAANAVRELVKERVIYQRERAVGLSRSAYLMSKVVVLGAVTIGQAVVLTLVGLAGVKTNAPDGKGLFLPPLIEITLVVAMLSVTAMVLGLLISALVSKEEVTMPLLVLLTIVQVVFCGSLLKLTGVLVIEQFAWFVPARWAMGAMSATIDLGAIVPGKITQDPLFDHKPRLWLIEVGMLAALAVLFGVLTGRVLRRHEPTIMRK; encoded by the coding sequence ATGGCCCAGCGCCCCGGTGTGCCGACCGCGCCAGAGCTCCTCCTGGAAACGGACAGGGGCTCCACCGCGATGAGCCCGCGCCGGACGTACCACGTCGGCCGGGACCCCCTCTGCGAGATCTGCCTCGACGACGCCCGCGTCTCCTGGCACCACGCGGTGCTGCGTCCGGACGGCGACCACTGGACGCTGGAGGACGAGGACAGCACCAACGGAACCTGGGTCGACGGCTACCGCGTCCGCGAGTGGGCGGTCGGCGTCGGCAGCGAACTGCGCTTCGGCAGCGCTGCCGACGGACCGCGCGTCCGCTTCGCCGAACCGGCCGTCGTCTCCCGCCCCGCCTCGGTCTCCCGCCCCGACATGACCAGCACCTTCAGGCAGCCGACCTCGGTGCGCCCGCTGGCCGACCGGGCCGCCGTCCGCATCGGCCGAGCCCCCGACAACGACCTCGTCGTCAACGACCTCGTCGTCTCCCGCCACCACGCCGAACTGCGCGTCCGCCCCGACGGCAGGTACGAGATCGCCGACCTCGGCAGCCACAACGGCACCTACCTCAACGGTGCGCGCCTCGCCGGAGCGGCCGCCATCGGGGAGGGCGACATCGTCGGCGTCGGCCACTCCGCCTTCTGCCTGGTCGGCGACCAGCTGCAGGAGTACGTGGACACCGGCGAGGTCTCCCTCGACGTCCAGAACCTCGGCGTGGCCGTCGACCACGGCCGCAAGACCCTCCTCGACGGCGTCTCCTTCCCCGTCGGCGCCACCACCCTGCTCGCGGTGGTGGGCCCCAGCGGCGCCGGCAAGTCCACCCTGCTCGGCGCACTGACCGGCCTGCGCCCCGCCGACCAGGGCACCGTCCTCTACGACGGCCGCGACCTCTACCGGGACTACGCCGAACTGCGCAGCCGCATCGGCCTCGTCCCGCAGGACGACATCCTGCACGCCCAGCTCACCGTGCGCCGCGCCCTCGTCTACGCCGCCGAGCTGCGCTTCCCGCAGGACACCGCCAAGGCCGAACGCGAGGCCCGGGTCGACGAGGTGATCGGCGAACTCGGCCTCCAGCAGCGCGCCGACCAGCCCATCCACAGCCTCTCCGGCGGCCAGCGCAAACGGGTCTCCGTCGCCCTGGAACTGCTGACCAAGCCCTCCCTGCTCTTCCTGGACGAGCCCACCTCCGGGCTCGACCCGGGCATGGACCGCTCGGTGATGAACATGCTGCGCGGCCTCGCCGACGACGGCCGCACCGTCATCGTCGTCACCCACAGCGTCCTCAACCTGAGCGTCTGCGACCGCCTCCTCGTCCTCGCGCCCGGCGGCCGCATCGCCTACTACGGGCCCCCGGACGAGGCGCTCGGCTTCTTCGGCTTCGACCAGTGGCCCGAGGCCTTCGAAGCCTTCGAGAACGAGCGCGAGCGCGACTGGGCCGGGGAGCACCGGGCCTCACCGCTGTACCGCCGCTACGTCGAGGTCGCCGGCGGGGTCCCGCTCGCGGGGGCCGCCGACCGGGCCGCGGGCGTCCCGCCGAAGCCACCGCCCAAGGCACAGAGCTGGGGTTCGCAGCTCTCCACCCTGATCCGCCGCTACGCCGCCGTGCTCAGCGCCGACCGCACCTTCCTGATCATCATGGTCGCCCTGCCCTTCGTCATGGGCGCCATGGCCCGCGCCCTGGCCGGCAGCGAACTCACCGCGGAGACGGCGCTCAACGCCCTGTTCATCCTGTGCGTCGGCGGAGTCCTGACCGGAGCCGCCAACGCCGTTCGCGAACTGGTCAAGGAACGCGTCATCTACCAGCGCGAACGCGCCGTGGGGCTCTCCCGGTCCGCCTACCTGATGTCCAAGGTGGTGGTCCTCGGCGCCGTCACCATCGGCCAGGCGGTGGTCCTCACCCTCGTCGGCCTCGCCGGAGTCAAGACCAACGCCCCCGATGGCAAGGGCCTCTTCCTGCCCCCGCTCATCGAGATCACCCTCGTCGTCGCCATGCTGTCCGTCACCGCCATGGTGCTCGGACTGCTGATCTCCGCCCTGGTGTCCAAGGAAGAGGTCACCATGCCGCTGCTGGTCCTGCTCACCATCGTGCAGGTCGTCTTCTGCGGCTCCCTGCTGAAACTCACCGGGGTCCTCGTCATCGAACAGTTCGCCTGGTTCGTACCGGCCCGCTGGGCCATGGGCGCGATGTCGGCCACCATCGACCTCGGCGCCATCGTGCCCGGCAAGATCACCCAGGACCCGCTCTTCGACCACAAGCCCCGCCTGTGGCTCATCGAGGTGGGGATGCTGGCAGCCCTGGCCGTGCTGTTCGGCGTGCTGACGGGCCGGGTGCTGCGCCGCCACGAGCCGACCATCATGCGGAAGTAG
- a CDS encoding serine/threonine-protein kinase produces MGSDAAAEPFRGRESDLRGRRIAGYVVEAEIGRGGMAVVYRAHDVRLDRTVALKLLAPELARNDVFRQRFAHESKVAAAIDHPHIVPVFEAGETDGMLYIAMRFVPGQDLRAMLDRTGSLPVEAAARISGQVASALDAAHAHDLVHRDVKPGNILVAGGTDSEHPEHVYLTDFGLTKKSLSLTGFTSVGQFVGTLDYVAPEQIAGKPVDGRCDVYSLGCVVYEMLAGGPPFQRDDDMALLWAHQYDPPPAVSSRREGLPAGVDEVLARALAKAPEDRWGSCLEFTGALRRAGAGEGGGPGVAAFVHAPARVASDGPPPPPPRWALPVF; encoded by the coding sequence ATGGGCTCCGATGCGGCGGCGGAGCCGTTCCGCGGGCGGGAGTCCGACCTGCGGGGGCGGCGGATCGCCGGGTACGTGGTGGAGGCCGAGATCGGGCGCGGCGGGATGGCGGTCGTCTACCGGGCGCACGACGTACGGCTGGACCGGACGGTCGCGCTGAAACTGCTCGCGCCCGAACTCGCGCGCAACGACGTCTTCCGGCAGCGGTTCGCGCACGAGTCGAAGGTGGCGGCGGCCATCGACCACCCGCACATCGTGCCCGTCTTCGAGGCGGGGGAGACCGACGGGATGCTGTACATCGCCATGCGCTTCGTGCCCGGCCAGGACCTGCGGGCCATGCTCGACCGGACGGGCTCGCTGCCCGTGGAGGCGGCGGCCCGGATCTCCGGCCAGGTCGCCTCGGCGCTGGACGCGGCGCACGCCCACGACCTGGTGCACCGGGACGTGAAGCCCGGCAACATCCTGGTCGCGGGCGGCACCGACAGCGAGCACCCCGAGCACGTCTACCTGACCGACTTCGGGCTGACGAAGAAGTCGCTGTCGCTGACCGGGTTCACGAGCGTCGGGCAGTTCGTCGGCACCCTGGACTACGTGGCGCCCGAGCAGATCGCCGGGAAACCGGTCGACGGCCGGTGCGACGTCTACAGCCTGGGGTGCGTGGTCTACGAGATGCTGGCCGGTGGCCCGCCGTTCCAGCGCGACGACGACATGGCGCTGCTCTGGGCCCACCAGTACGATCCGCCGCCCGCGGTGTCCTCCCGGCGGGAGGGCCTGCCGGCGGGGGTGGACGAGGTGCTGGCGCGGGCCCTCGCGAAGGCGCCGGAGGACCGGTGGGGGAGCTGCCTGGAGTTCACCGGGGCGCTGCGGCGGGCGGGCGCGGGGGAGGGCGGGGGCCCGGGCGTCGCGGCGTTCGTCCACGCGCCGGCCCGGGTGGCCTCCGACGGGCCGCCGCCACCGCCGCCCCGGTGGGCCCTGCCGGTGTTCTAG
- a CDS encoding NUDIX domain-containing protein: MTAKRSAGLLLFRQHPGAGVEILLGHMGGPLWERRDAGAWAIPKGEYGPEETPRDAARREFEEEVGLPPPEGPYLPLGEVRMIGGKLVTIWAVRADLDPALAVPGTFTMEWPPKSGRTAEFPELDRVEWFAPPVARTKLVVSQIPFLERLLELLGNDGQPGLT; encoded by the coding sequence ATGACCGCGAAGCGCAGCGCCGGGCTCCTCCTGTTCCGCCAGCACCCCGGGGCCGGGGTGGAGATCCTGCTCGGCCACATGGGCGGCCCGCTCTGGGAGCGCCGGGACGCGGGCGCCTGGGCGATCCCGAAGGGTGAGTACGGCCCCGAGGAGACCCCGCGCGACGCGGCCCGCCGGGAGTTCGAGGAGGAGGTCGGGCTGCCTCCGCCGGAGGGTCCGTACCTGCCGCTGGGCGAGGTGCGGATGATCGGCGGGAAGCTGGTGACGATCTGGGCGGTACGGGCGGACCTGGATCCGGCCCTCGCGGTGCCCGGCACCTTCACCATGGAGTGGCCGCCGAAATCGGGGCGGACGGCGGAGTTCCCCGAGCTGGACCGGGTGGAGTGGTTCGCTCCCCCGGTGGCCAGGACCAAGCTGGTGGTGTCTCAGATTCCCTTCCTGGAACGGCTGTTGGAGCTGCTGGGGAACGACGGTCAACCAGGGTTGACCTGA